In a single window of the Acidobacteriota bacterium genome:
- a CDS encoding cation:proton antiporter — MHTPQLFTDLLIILLASVPVAFICVRLKLPLIAGFMVAGMAIGPYGLGLIKDTSAIEVLAEIGVMLLLFTIGLEFSPTRLKEMRRNVLIGGGLQVTITIAAVTLIAFLLGRAWNQALFFGFLIALSSTAIVLKSYVERNEVDSPHGRVSIGILIFQDLSILVMLLLIPLIGNAGEMTLAEALKQLAISVVAMAAIVVASWFLIQPLLSKIVSLRSPEVFLLTVVFLLMAFSWATSHFGMSLALGAFIAGVVIANSDYSHQSETEVLPFRDVFNSIFFVSIGLLLSLATLFENIGFVAVLVVTLMMMKALIVWMVVRILGNPQRVAVVAALGLAQIGEFSFVLAKAGQGAGLLPDADYQSFLAASVISMLATPFLIAWAPNIGFAMQKVLSDGSRGEIENCEDDIHMTSSGGLTQHVIIVGYGLNGRNLARVLRTVGVPYTILDLQADVVKKAKADGEKINFGDATRRDVLIHAGIDTAWVLVLALSDPPAARRAVTQARQCNPNVHIIVRTRYTSEITELTGLGANEVIPEEFETSIEIFARVLHRFGMPRPTIEDQIARVRRQKYQMLRSPSIPQPAAASLETVLQQLVTETVRVEAGSPVVGKSLGVLDLRGKTGATVLAVVHEDDTNVSPGANYTLCEGDTLLISGSAAKIEKAIEMIRPDGDIGGFNP, encoded by the coding sequence ATGCACACGCCACAGCTTTTTACCGACCTGCTGATCATTTTGCTGGCCTCTGTACCGGTGGCGTTTATCTGCGTGCGGTTGAAACTGCCGCTCATCGCAGGCTTTATGGTCGCCGGCATGGCAATAGGGCCCTACGGCCTCGGCCTCATAAAAGATACCAGTGCTATTGAGGTTTTGGCTGAGATCGGCGTCATGCTGCTGCTGTTCACCATCGGGCTTGAGTTCTCGCCAACGCGGCTCAAGGAGATGCGGCGGAACGTCCTGATCGGCGGCGGGCTCCAGGTGACGATAACCATCGCGGCAGTGACCCTTATCGCGTTCTTGCTCGGCAGGGCTTGGAATCAGGCACTCTTTTTCGGTTTCCTGATCGCACTTTCCAGCACGGCGATAGTCCTGAAATCGTACGTTGAGCGCAACGAGGTCGATTCGCCTCATGGCCGCGTCAGCATCGGCATCCTGATCTTTCAGGATCTCAGTATTCTGGTCATGCTGCTGCTGATACCGCTGATAGGCAACGCCGGCGAGATGACGCTTGCCGAGGCATTGAAACAGCTCGCTATCTCGGTCGTAGCAATGGCAGCTATCGTTGTCGCGTCGTGGTTTCTGATACAGCCGCTGCTCTCGAAGATAGTCAGCCTCCGCAGCCCGGAAGTTTTCTTGCTGACCGTCGTATTTCTTCTGATGGCCTTTTCGTGGGCGACATCGCATTTCGGAATGTCGCTCGCACTTGGAGCTTTCATTGCGGGTGTTGTGATCGCGAATTCTGATTACAGCCATCAGTCAGAAACCGAAGTGCTCCCGTTTCGCGACGTCTTCAACAGCATTTTCTTTGTTTCGATCGGACTGCTGCTGTCGTTGGCGACGTTGTTTGAGAACATCGGATTCGTCGCTGTCCTCGTCGTGACACTGATGATGATGAAAGCACTGATCGTCTGGATGGTCGTGCGAATTTTAGGCAATCCGCAGCGTGTCGCGGTCGTCGCTGCCCTCGGTCTGGCACAGATCGGTGAGTTTTCGTTCGTATTGGCAAAGGCCGGGCAAGGTGCGGGCCTGTTGCCCGACGCCGATTATCAGAGCTTCCTGGCGGCATCAGTAATATCGATGCTCGCAACGCCGTTCCTGATCGCGTGGGCACCGAATATCGGCTTTGCCATGCAAAAAGTGCTCAGCGACGGCAGCCGCGGCGAGATCGAGAACTGCGAGGACGACATTCACATGACGTCGAGCGGCGGCCTAACGCAGCATGTGATCATAGTCGGCTACGGCCTTAACGGTCGCAATTTGGCTCGCGTTCTTCGCACCGTCGGCGTGCCTTACACCATCTTAGACCTGCAGGCTGACGTGGTAAAAAAGGCTAAGGCAGATGGTGAAAAGATCAATTTTGGCGATGCTACGAGGCGCGACGTCCTTATCCACGCAGGCATAGACACGGCATGGGTACTCGTACTTGCCCTTTCAGATCCGCCCGCGGCCCGCCGTGCCGTTACTCAAGCAAGGCAGTGCAATCCCAATGTGCACATAATCGTCCGAACACGCTACACCTCGGAGATCACTGAACTGACGGGCCTCGGTGCGAACGAGGTAATACCCGAAGAATTTGAGACAAGTATCGAGATCTTCGCGCGCGTACTCCACCGGTTCGGAATGCCCCGGCCGACCATCGAAGACCAGATCGCACGTGTCAGGCGCCAAAAATATCAGATGCTCCGCAGCCCGTCGATACCGCAGCCGGCAGCGGCATCGCTTGAAACGGTGCTGCAGCAGCTCGTAACGGAGACCGTCCGGGTCGAAGCTGGATCGCCTGTTGTCGGCAAGAGCCTTGGCGTGCTGGACCTGAGAGGGAAGACAGGAGCAACGGTTCTTGCGGTCGTCCACGAGGACGACACAAATGTCAGTCCGGGAGCAAACTACACTCTGTGCGAAGGCGATACACTTCTGATATCCGGCTCCGCAGCCAAGATCGAAAAAGCGATCGAGATGATACGGCCTGATGGAGATATCGGCGGCTTCAATCCGTAG